The Kribbella shirazensis genomic interval CGGCGCGGTCGCGGTGCCCACAGCATCGGCCGGCGACACTCGGGCCCTGGACCGGCCGGCGACCGCATCGGCCGATCACCCCGCCACCCTCCAGAGCGATCTCCGGCGCCACGTCGAGTCCTATCTGAAGCAGCACGGCGTGGAGGAGTACGCGTCCGCGGTCGGACTGAGTCTGAGCCTGCCCGGCCATCGGTCGACGGTGGACGTGACAGCGGGCACCATGAGCTTCGAGACCCACCGACCGGTTCCCGCAGACGCCGTCTGGCAGATCGGAAGCAACACCAAGGCGTTCACCGCGGTGCTCCTGCTCCAACTGGAGGCAGAGCACCGGCTGTCGATGGAGGACAAGCTCGGGAAGTGGTTGCCGCAGTACCCGCAATGGCGCGACGTCACGATCCGAAGCCTGCTCAACATGACGAGCCGCATCAGGACCTACGACGACCCGGCCACGCAGATGCTGGGCGACTTCGCGAGTGATCCCAACCGCTACCTCAGCAAGGTCGACCTGGTCTCCTACGTGGCAGACCTGCCACCGGCGGACGCGAAGTGGCACTACTCCAACACGGGCTACGTGTTGAGCGAGATGATCATCGAGAAGGTGACCGGCACGAGCTACTCGCGCCAACTGTACTCACGGATCATCAACCCGCTGCAATTGAAGAACACGTTCTACCGTGCCCACCTCTACCCGCGACAGGTCACTGCCAGGGAGCCCGCCGGCTACTTCGCCGTCCGGGGATCCGGGCCGATGGATCGGCTCTACGGCCAGGACATGAGCACCTCCACCATGTCCTGGGCACGTGCCGCGGGCGGGATCCTCTCCACGCTCCACGACCTGACGGTCTGGACTCGAGCCCTGTACTCCGGACAGTTGCTGCCGCCGAAGCAGCAGGCCGCACTGACCAGCCTGGTATCGGTGCGCACCGGCGAACCGATCGACGGCACCTCAGCAGCGGAACCGGCCGGGTTCGGGCTCGGCGTGCAGCAGAGCACCATCGGCCCTCTCGGCACATTCTGGAGCTACCAGGGTGGGACCTTGGGCACGCGCGTCCTGCACGTCTATCTGCCGGAGTCGGGCGTCATCATGGCGATGGGGGTCAACAGCTTCTCCGAACCGAATTCCATCGGCAAGCTCGCGATGGCGGTACACGCGACTCTGAAGGCGCACAACCTGATCAAGTGAGCGACGTGGAGGTGGCCCGGGTCATGCGAGACCCGGGCCACTCAGCTCTGCCGGCACCGTCGCCGCAGCCGTGCGCAATCGAAGTGCAACAGGGCCCCGCATCCTGGCAGCGACCGCATGAGCCATGACCGAAGGAGTCGACGCGATGTCCTCACACGCGCGCAGCCCCCAGTCCCGAACGCCCTCCGACGACCTCGACCAGGTCGCCGAACTCGGTCAGCAGTTCCGGGTCGACGCAATCCGGATGAGCACCGCTGCAGGGTCCGGTCATCCGACGTCGAGCCTGTCGGCGGCGGAACTCCTCGCAGTGCTCGCGGCACGCCACCTGCGCTACGACTGGCAGCACCCGTCGAATCCGGGAAACGATCACCTCGTCATGTCCAAGGGACACGCGTCGCCGCTGCTGTATGCGATGTTCAAGGCAGCCGGTGTTGTCTCCGACTACGAACTGATGACCACCTACCGGCGGATCGGGTCGCCATGGGAAGGGCACCCCACACCGGCTCTACCGTGGGTTGACGTCGCGACCGGCTCGCTCGGTCAGGGCCTGCCCGACGCCGTCGGCATCGCGCTGGCCGGCATGCACCTCGAGAAGGCACCGTACCGGGTGTGGGTGCTGTGCGGTGACAGCGAGCTCGCGGAGGGCTCGATGTGGGAGGCCCTCGACAAGGCCGCCTACTTCCGCCTCCGGAATCTCACCGTGCTCGTGGATGTCAACCGTCTCGGGATGCGCGGGCCGACGGAACTGGAATGGGACCTGCCGGCCTACGCCCGTCGGGTGGCGGCGTTCGGGTGCCGGCATCTCGAGGTCGACGGTCACGACGTCGCGGCGATCGACGCCGCCCTTCAAGAAGCCGTTGACCTCGACCAGCCGACCGTCCTGTTGGCGAAGACCCGCAAAGGGCACGGGTTCACCGGCTTCGAGGACGCCGAAGGTTGGCATGGCAAGGTCCTGCCGCCGGACATCGCCGAGCAGGCGATCGCCGAGCTCGGCGGCCCCCGCGAGCTGTCGCTGCCGCGGTCGCTCCCGGCGGCGTGTCCACCCGCCCCGCCGCATCCGAACCGACCGGTGACGTTGCCGGAGTATCCGGCCGGCTCGCGCATTGCGACCCGGACCGCCTTCGGCGACACGCTGGCTTCGCTCGGCAGTGCACTCCCCCGGCTGGTCGTCGTCGACGGCGAGGTCGGGAACTCCACGCATGCCGACGCGTTCGCCGCGATGCACCCCGAACGGTACTTCGACGTCTTCACTGCCGAGCAGCAAATGGTTGCCACGGCCATCGGGCTCAGTGTCCGGGGCTTCATCCCGTTCGCTGCGACGTTCGGCGCCTTCTTGACCCGTGCACACGACTTCATCCGGATGGCGGCGGTGTCACGAGCGAACATCCGCTTGGTCGGAACGCATGCAGGGGTCGAGGTCGGCCCCGACGGTGCATCGCAGATGGCGCTGGAGGACCTCGCGATGATGCGCGCGGTCCACGGCTCGACGGTCCTCTACCCGAGCGACGCGACGAGTACGTCGTACCTGGTGCAAGCGATGGCGGAGCGGTCCGGTGTCGTCTACCTCCGCGCGACCCGGGGCGCCTATCCGGTGCTGTACGAGCCCGGCGAGCCGTTTCCGATCGGCGGGGCGAAGCTCCTGCGCTCCTCGTCGCACGACCAGGTCACCTTGATCGGCGCCGGCGTCACGACCCATAGCTGCCTCGAGGCAGCGCAACTCCTCGAGACGGAGGGTATCGTTGCCCGCGTCATCGATCTGTACTCCGTCAAGCCGATTGACAGCAAGACCCTTCAGGACGCCGCCGAGGCGACGCATGGCCGACTCGTCGTAGCCGAGGACCACCACCCGGAAGGCGGTCTGGGCGACGCGGTCCTGGCGGCGCTCAACAGCACCAGTACGACGGCACGCGTCGAGCATCTGGCAGTCCGCGTACGGCCTGGGTCGGGGAGCCCACCAGAACTCATCGACGAAGTCGGCCTGGGAGCCCGGCACATCGTTGCCGCCAGCCACCGCTTGCTCGGCGGTGGCTCGTGACCACGACGCATGACCTCGCCCCTGCGCTGAGCTGCGTCATCTCGGATCAGCTCGGACCGGCCGACCGGCAGGCACTGCTCGACCTGTTCGAGCGAAGCAGTCCGCGGACACGGCGCGAACGGTTCCACCATGCTCTGGCTGTCTTTCCGGAGTCGTACCTCGACGACATCGTCGAGGGCCGGCAACTCGCGCTCGGCGCCCGCGACGCCTGCGACCCGGAGAACCACGGCAGAGTCTTCGGTGTGGCCTCTGCGGCATCGATGGGCGCTGGTACGGCGGAGTTCGCCGTGTGGGTCGACGACGCCTGGCAAGGCCATGGAGTCGGCACTCTCCTGACGAAAGCACTCTTCGAGGCCCTGGGCCGGGCCGGGATCCGCACGGCGATCGGAATTGCCGAGCCCGGCAATCCGGCGGTCCGCCGGATGATCAGCAAAGCCGCCCAGCGGTACAGCATCAATGCGCACGACGACGTACTCGTCATCTCTGTACCGCTCGGCACCTGAGCAGTTCCTCGCACCACACGTGCAGCCGGTCACGGCGGACGCCAACCGGGGGTGTGAGCCATGACAGTGCCGGCCGGATCACGTGTTCGCGTGATCTTCCGGCACCTGCGCACCCCGCAATCCCGATCGATTCGCAAAACCCCCGCGACCACAGGATCACAAACCTGCGTGATGTGCCCGCAGCCCGAGCCGACGAGTCTCGAAGCACTGCCGCAAGCGCGGCAGCGAGAGCGAAGGAGACTCAGTCATGCCGGATCACACACCCCACGAAGTGGCCGTCGTGGTTCAGCCGGGGGTCCTGCCCTTCGACGTTGCGGCCGTCGAACAGGTGTTCTCCCCACTCGGTGAACCCGGCGGAACGTACCGCGTCCGGGTATGCGGTGATCAGGTCGGTCCGCTGACCGGCACCGCCTCGTATGGCATGCAGCTTGTCCACGATCTCGCCGTACTGCGAGACGCCGGCACGATCATGCTCGCCGGGGTGGCGGATCCGACGTCCGGTGTGTCGCCGAAGATCGCTGCAGCCCTCAGGTCGGCCTCGGCACGTGGTGCCCGTATTGTCGGTATCGGCACCGGGGTGTTCGCTCTCGGCCAGAGCGGTCTGTTGGCCGGCCGCCGGGTGACCACGCACTGGCGGTACTCGGACCTCCTGCGGCGTACGTTTCCCAGCGTGCGGGTCGACGCGACCGCCCTCTTCGTCGAGGACGGTCGGCTCTTCACCAGCGCCGGTCTGGCCGGAGGCATCGACCTCTACCTCGAACTCGTCCGGCGCGACCATGGGGTGATGGCAGCAACCACCGCCGCCCGCTACGCGGTGCTTTCCCCGCCTCGGTCGGGAGATCAAACGCAACTCGTCGACCGGCCGGTGCCGGTCCGCTCCTACGCCGGCCTCGCGGCCGTACGAGCATGGATGCTGGATCATCTCGGCGAGCCGCTCACGCTCGATCTTCTCGCCACCAAGGCTTGCCTGAGCCGCCGACAGTTCGCCCGGGTCTTCCGGTCCGAGACCGGGGTCAGCCCGTGGCAATGGCTACTCGCCGAGCGTCTGCGTGAGGCCTGCCGACTGTTGGAGACCACGGACCACCCGGTCGAGTACGTCGCTCAGCGGTGCGGATTCGCCACCGCAGCGTCGTTCCGCATGCATCTGCGGCGGGAGACAGGCATGAATCCGTCCGCGTACCGGGCGAGCTTCGGGACAACCACGGCCGTCGCGTCGTGAGCATTCACTCCGCTGTCGGATCGGCTGCCCGCTGCTCAACCGCCAGTCGGGCCAGCGCGACTCGCGACCGTAGACCGAGCTTGGCGAGGCTGTGACGCATGTGGGTGTCGACCGTGTACGGCGATATCCACAGTCGTTGCGCGATCTCCTTGTTCGTCGCGCCCAGTGCCGCAAGCTCCACGACGCGCAACTCCGCCGGGGTCAGACTCGCCCATCCGGTGACCGGCCCCGGCCTGGGCCGCTGCTGCCGCCCAGCAACGACCTGCCCAGCCAGTGCGTTCGCGCCGACTCCGCGCAGCGACGCCGCAACCCGTTCGCGGTCGGTGCGGCTGCGGCGACGCCCCGGCAACGACGCGACGTCGTTGACAGCAAGCACTGCGGCCAGTAGCCGGCCGCATTTCTCGAAGCCGTCGGCCGCGGCCTGCAGCAGTTCGGCGTCACCCCGCCTCAGGCCCTCAGCCTGATCGCCCGCCGCCCGCCACGACGCGATGCCGGGATTCATCGCCGCGAGGTCGCGACACTTCCGCACGACGATGTCGGCCTCCGCGGTCAGACCGGCGGTGACCAAGCACCGCACCAGAGACGGTCCGTGGAAAGGATCGAACACCAACTGCCCGTACGACTCCGCGAGCCCGGAGATCATCGGTGCCACCAGCTCCGCGGTCGTGGCAGCGTCGTGCCCACCGCCGATCAGTACCCGCACGAGCTCGACGTGCTTCATCCCGTAGGTGTTGTCCTGCGTCGTGCGATCGATGCGCTCGAGCACGTCCAGGGCCGCGCTCCGCCCGGCTTCGAGCCACGCCGTCAGCGCCGCACAAGCGTAGAGATCGGCCGCGAGCTCACGGCTCCCTCCGGCCTCCATCGCAGCGATACCCGCTTCCGCCTCCGTCCTGGCCTCGGCAACCCGCCCTCGGGAGAGGAGCAACCGCGCCGACGTCGCACTCACCGCGGGCAGATCGCGAGCCCTCGTGGAGTCGTTGGCGTCGCGCATCAGGTCGCGGCAGAGGGCTTCCGCCTCCTCGCCTCGGTCCGCAGCAGCCAAGCTGCGCGCCAGCCAGACCCGCGGGTCGACCCCCTGCCAGGCCGAGTCCGTGCGCTGGACGGCGACCGCTTGCTGGGCGTCGGCCAACGAGTCGGCAAACCGGCCCACGAACCGCAACGCCATCGAGCGCGAGGCGAGCGCGGAAGTCAGGACGCCGGTGTCGGCCAGCTCGCGGGCGGCGCGGATCGACGCTGCCAACTGATCGACGGCTTCACCCGGCTGGCCGCCGAGCACCCGCGTGCGGGCCCACGCAACCTCCAAGCGAAGCCTTCCGGAGGCAGAAATGTCCTCGCGTCGCAGCACCGGGCGAATCACCGACACGGCCTCGGCCGTCCGGCTCTGCCGCCACAACGCATCACACAGCGCCGCACGCCCCAACGCCTCGCTGTCGCCGTCGAGCCCGCGCGCGGACGCCACTGACAGTACGTCGAGCGCCTCGTCGAGCCGGCCTGCCTGGGTGAGAAGCATCGACACTCGCGGCGCCGTCTCCAGCCAGCGTCCGGCCTCACCAGAACAAGTTTCGAGCGCCTTCTGTGCCAGCTGGACTGCGCGCCCGGGTGACGTCGATACCAAACGTTCGCCGGCCCTCAGGAGCGCCACGGCGAGGCCCCCATCGCCTGGCCCCGCCCCGGCCAGCAGGTGATTCGCGAGGTCGACGGGTGGCTCACCCCTCGCCAGGAGGACTGTCGCCACGTCGTGATGCACCAGCCGCACGGCTTCGACCGGAAGGTCGGCCAGAACAGCCTCCCGCACCAATTCGTGCCGGAACAGCAACTGACCGGCGCGCTCAGTGATCATGCCTTCGCTCAGCAGTGGGCGCAGAGCGCTCATGACCTCAGCTGGATTCGCCTGGATGACCGCGGCCAGATCAGCCACGCGGAACGAGCGCCCCAGAACCGCCGCGACCTCGAGAACGCGGATGGCGTCCGGTGGCATCGCCGTCACCCTTGATCGGATGGCCTCCCGCACGCGCATCGGCAGAGTCAGCCCTCCCTCCGCGCCGGCACCGACGGCAACCCGCCCCTCCATGAGGTAACCGTGCGCGAGTTCGGTCAGGAGCAATGCATTACCCCCAGCGGCGAGCGCTAGATCGACCAGCGACGCCTGCGGTTGGGAACCGAGAATGTCCTCGACCAGCCGGATCGCATCAGCGTCCCCGAGCGACCGCAACGTCACGATCAGCCCACCGCTGCGGGCGATGCTCCCGCGCAGCCTCGACAACCTCGGCGGCGGTTCCGCCCGCGCTGTCAGGAACCACGCTATCGCGCTGGTCTCGAGAGCGTCGCTCAGCAATCGCACCGCGTGCAGGCTGAGATCGTCCGCACGATCCACGTCGTCGACGATCACCACCAGCGGTGCCTCGCCGGCGGCTCGCTCCAGTTGAGACTGGATCTCGGTGAGCAACCAGATGTCGGCCGGCCGGGAGGCAGCCGCTTCGTCGAGCAGCGGGCCGACTCCGGCCAGTGCGTCCGCACGAGTCAGCCCGCGTAACAAGGTACTGAGCGGACTCATCAGATCGATCTCATCCGCGTTGATGCGGATCACCCGCTGACCGCGCCGCCCGGCCATTGCGGTCAGCTCGTCCATCAACCGGCTCTTGCCGACTCCGGCCTCGCCCAGGATCAGAGCCGAAGCTCCCAGGCCGGCGTCGAGCCGATCGAGCAGCTCCACCAGTCGCGCGGTCTCGGCCTCGCGCCCTCGCAGCGGTGTCGCCATCCGGAACCCTCCGCATTCGCACGCGCCGTCGGCGATGCCTCCCACATCCGCCGAGCAGGGGTTTTCAGATTGGCAGTTCCCGTCCCCCTATGCAACATCGGCTGTCCGCGGCGCACCTGTCAGCGGGGGGAATCAGCAAGTACAGTCGAAAAGTTCCGGGCGTCTGTCCACGCGCTCCGGGGTGGGAGGGGACGGTGAAGATCAATGCCGCTGGCACAGGGCCGGGCGGGGTTGGCTCGGGACTCGAGCACGCTGTGCCGAACCTTCGCCGATTCACCGGTCAGGGACATCGGAAGGGATTGCGCATCCCGTCCGCGATCCGCAGGCTCCTCGGTCCTGCCCTTCTGATCGGCATCTGGTGGGTCGCCGCATCAACAGCCGGGGACAACAGTCGCAGGCTTCCCGGGCCGGACGCGGTACTGGCCACCGGCATCGAGCTTCTGCGCTCCGGGCAGCTACCCGACGCCATTGCCGCGTCGTTGCAGCGCGTCACCACTGGCGTCGTTCTCGGCGTTTCAGCCGGAGTCATGCTGGCCCTGCTGTCGGGTCTCTTCCGGATCGGCGAAGACCTCATCGATGCTCCGGTTCACATCCTCCGCGCCCTGCCGGCCCTCGCGCTCGTGCCACTGGCGATCCTGTGGTTCGGTATCGGTGAGCTGCCGAAGGTCCTGCTCATAGCCTGGGCCACCTGCTTCCCGGTGTACCTCAATACCTTCGCAGGCATCCGTTCGGTCGACCGGTCGTACGACGAACTGGCCCGCTCCCTCCAGCTCGGACGGTGGACAGCCGTCCGTCGCATCGTCGTACCCGGAGCGCTACCGGGTCTCTTGGTCGGCCTCCGCTACTCACTCACCCTCGGTTGGCTGGTGCTCGTCGTGAGTGAGCAGATCAACGCGTCGAGCGGTCTGGGTCAATTGATGACCGACGCACGCCAGTTCTTCCGAACCGACGTGATGTTCGTCTGTCTGCTCGTCTACGGGCTGCTCGGCTGGCTGTCGGACCGCTTCGTCCGGCTCCTCGAACGCCATCTGTTGTCGTGGCGACGGGAGTACACACGCCCATGAACTCGCTCCGGCACCGCAGCGCCCCGATGGTCACCGCCATCGGAATTCAGCGTTCATACGGCGCCCGCTCGGTGCTGAGCGGGATCGACCTCAGCGTGGAGCGGGGCGAGTTCGTCGTCGTCATCGGGCACAGCGGAGCCGGCAAGACAACCTTGCTGCGCATCCTGGCCGGTCTCGATGACGAGTTTCATGGCGAGGTCGCCGTCTCCCCCAGGCTCAGCCTGATGTTCCAGGATGCGCGCCTCCTACCGTGGCAGCGGGTGGCCGCCAATGTGGCCCTGGGTCTGCGCGGCCGCGCCGCCAAGGCTGCCGCGGCACGCGCTCTGACCGAAGTCGGCCTGGCCGCGCGTGGTCGCGCATGGCCTCGCGAGCTGTCGGGCGGCGAGGTCCAGCGCGTGGCCCTCGCACGGGCACTGGCCCGCGGCCCCGAGGTACTTCTTCTCGACGAGCCGTTCGGAGCTCTGGACGCGCTCACCCGCTCACACATGCAGGCGCTGCTGAGCAACGTGGTCGAGCGCCATCGCACCACGACACTCCTGGTCACCCACGACCTCGACGAGGCGCTCGGGCTCGCGGACCGCATTCTGACGATGGACGGCGGCATGATCACGGCTGACGTGGCCGTGCCGCTGCCTCGCCCCCGGGATCGCGGCACCGCGGAGTTCGCCGCATTTCGAGGTCGGCTGCTTGCCGGTCTCGGCGTTGCCGAGGGACTGGCTCAGAAGGGCGTGAGATGAAGTACCTACGCGCCCTGCTGGTAGTCCTGCTCATCATCGTTCCAGGCTGTTCGCCTGACTCTCCACACGCCCATCCGGACTCGGTCGCCGGTCCAGCCGACGCTCTCCGGGTCGGACAGATCCGCTCGAACCTGAAGCCGCTCCTCCAGGCGGCCGGACAACTCGAAGACCTTCCGTACGCCATCACCTGGAGCTCCTTCGAGAACGGGGCACAGGCCATCGAGGCACAGAGCGCCGGGTCGGCCGACATCGCCTACATGGCGGACACACCACCGATCTTCGCCGAGGCAGCCGGCGTCGCCGTACACATCGTCGCCATGACCCGCGCGCCGCAGGGTGCGCGAAACGTCTCTCTGCTGGTCAGGCGCGGGTCCTCGGTGCGGACGATGGCCGGCCTCCGGGGGAAACCAGTCGCCATCGTTCCGGGCACGATCACCCAATACCTCCTGCTCGAGGCGTTGAGGGAGGCCGGTCTCGCCTATGACGACGTGCGGCAGCTCAACTTGCAGGCACCCGAGGCCATCACCGCCCTCGGACGCGGCGACGCCGAGGCCGCCGTACTCGTCGATCCGTTCGCTGCCACCGCGGTGAGCTCCGGGGTCGCGGACATCCTGCGGACCGGTGAAGGGCTCTTGTCCGGATCGAACGTCCTGGTTGCCACCGACGCAGCGCTCGCCGATCCCCGGCGCGCCGCAGTGATTGGGGACTTCCTGCAACGGATCAAGGCCGCGATCGCGTGGGCGGCCAGGAGCGAGGCGGCCTGGGCCGCGGTCTATGCACGCGTGAACCAGTTGCCACCGCAGGTGGCCCACGAGACGGTCCGGCGAGGAACCACCTACCTTGTCCCGATCGACGGCGCTGCGATCCAGGCTCAACAACGCCAAGCGGACGCGTTCAACGAGCTCGGCCTGCTTCCACGAAGACTCAACGCGGCAGAGCAGTACGACGACCGCTTCAACCGTCTGTTGTTCCCGGGCACCGACCGAACTACGCCTCTCACCCCGAGCAGGCACATCGGCCCGGCTCGTGGTCATTCACGAAGGCCGTGATGCACCGTGGTCTAGCCGCATGTGCAACGCCTGTGCAAGTCATGGCGGCAGCCTCCGTTCCGACGAGGAGGTGCGACGTGGCGCACGACGAGTTCGACGTGATTGTGATCGGGGCAGGACCCGCCGGAGAGAACGTGGCGTCCCGGGTCGTCCGCGGCGGGCTGACTGCCGCGGTCGTCGAGAACCGCCTCGCGGGCGGTGAATGCTCGTACTGGGCATGCATTCCGAGCAAGA includes:
- a CDS encoding serine hydrolase domain-containing protein, which produces MPDADSQHNPAMHRTSLSYRRRTAGFVLAGALAFGAVAVPTASAGDTRALDRPATASADHPATLQSDLRRHVESYLKQHGVEEYASAVGLSLSLPGHRSTVDVTAGTMSFETHRPVPADAVWQIGSNTKAFTAVLLLQLEAEHRLSMEDKLGKWLPQYPQWRDVTIRSLLNMTSRIRTYDDPATQMLGDFASDPNRYLSKVDLVSYVADLPPADAKWHYSNTGYVLSEMIIEKVTGTSYSRQLYSRIINPLQLKNTFYRAHLYPRQVTAREPAGYFAVRGSGPMDRLYGQDMSTSTMSWARAAGGILSTLHDLTVWTRALYSGQLLPPKQQAALTSLVSVRTGEPIDGTSAAEPAGFGLGVQQSTIGPLGTFWSYQGGTLGTRVLHVYLPESGVIMAMGVNSFSEPNSIGKLAMAVHATLKAHNLIK
- a CDS encoding transketolase, with product MSSHARSPQSRTPSDDLDQVAELGQQFRVDAIRMSTAAGSGHPTSSLSAAELLAVLAARHLRYDWQHPSNPGNDHLVMSKGHASPLLYAMFKAAGVVSDYELMTTYRRIGSPWEGHPTPALPWVDVATGSLGQGLPDAVGIALAGMHLEKAPYRVWVLCGDSELAEGSMWEALDKAAYFRLRNLTVLVDVNRLGMRGPTELEWDLPAYARRVAAFGCRHLEVDGHDVAAIDAALQEAVDLDQPTVLLAKTRKGHGFTGFEDAEGWHGKVLPPDIAEQAIAELGGPRELSLPRSLPAACPPAPPHPNRPVTLPEYPAGSRIATRTAFGDTLASLGSALPRLVVVDGEVGNSTHADAFAAMHPERYFDVFTAEQQMVATAIGLSVRGFIPFAATFGAFLTRAHDFIRMAAVSRANIRLVGTHAGVEVGPDGASQMALEDLAMMRAVHGSTVLYPSDATSTSYLVQAMAERSGVVYLRATRGAYPVLYEPGEPFPIGGAKLLRSSSHDQVTLIGAGVTTHSCLEAAQLLETEGIVARVIDLYSVKPIDSKTLQDAAEATHGRLVVAEDHHPEGGLGDAVLAALNSTSTTARVEHLAVRVRPGSGSPPELIDEVGLGARHIVAASHRLLGGGS
- a CDS encoding GNAT family N-acetyltransferase, producing MTTTHDLAPALSCVISDQLGPADRQALLDLFERSSPRTRRERFHHALAVFPESYLDDIVEGRQLALGARDACDPENHGRVFGVASAASMGAGTAEFAVWVDDAWQGHGVGTLLTKALFEALGRAGIRTAIGIAEPGNPAVRRMISKAAQRYSINAHDDVLVISVPLGT
- a CDS encoding GlxA family transcriptional regulator — translated: MPDHTPHEVAVVVQPGVLPFDVAAVEQVFSPLGEPGGTYRVRVCGDQVGPLTGTASYGMQLVHDLAVLRDAGTIMLAGVADPTSGVSPKIAAALRSASARGARIVGIGTGVFALGQSGLLAGRRVTTHWRYSDLLRRTFPSVRVDATALFVEDGRLFTSAGLAGGIDLYLELVRRDHGVMAATTAARYAVLSPPRSGDQTQLVDRPVPVRSYAGLAAVRAWMLDHLGEPLTLDLLATKACLSRRQFARVFRSETGVSPWQWLLAERLREACRLLETTDHPVEYVAQRCGFATAASFRMHLRRETGMNPSAYRASFGTTTAVAS
- a CDS encoding helix-turn-helix transcriptional regulator — protein: MATPLRGREAETARLVELLDRLDAGLGASALILGEAGVGKSRLMDELTAMAGRRGQRVIRINADEIDLMSPLSTLLRGLTRADALAGVGPLLDEAAASRPADIWLLTEIQSQLERAAGEAPLVVIVDDVDRADDLSLHAVRLLSDALETSAIAWFLTARAEPPPRLSRLRGSIARSGGLIVTLRSLGDADAIRLVEDILGSQPQASLVDLALAAGGNALLLTELAHGYLMEGRVAVGAGAEGGLTLPMRVREAIRSRVTAMPPDAIRVLEVAAVLGRSFRVADLAAVIQANPAEVMSALRPLLSEGMITERAGQLLFRHELVREAVLADLPVEAVRLVHHDVATVLLARGEPPVDLANHLLAGAGPGDGGLAVALLRAGERLVSTSPGRAVQLAQKALETCSGEAGRWLETAPRVSMLLTQAGRLDEALDVLSVASARGLDGDSEALGRAALCDALWRQSRTAEAVSVIRPVLRREDISASGRLRLEVAWARTRVLGGQPGEAVDQLAASIRAARELADTGVLTSALASRSMALRFVGRFADSLADAQQAVAVQRTDSAWQGVDPRVWLARSLAAADRGEEAEALCRDLMRDANDSTRARDLPAVSATSARLLLSRGRVAEARTEAEAGIAAMEAGGSRELAADLYACAALTAWLEAGRSAALDVLERIDRTTQDNTYGMKHVELVRVLIGGGHDAATTAELVAPMISGLAESYGQLVFDPFHGPSLVRCLVTAGLTAEADIVVRKCRDLAAMNPGIASWRAAGDQAEGLRRGDAELLQAAADGFEKCGRLLAAVLAVNDVASLPGRRRSRTDRERVAASLRGVGANALAGQVVAGRQQRPRPGPVTGWASLTPAELRVVELAALGATNKEIAQRLWISPYTVDTHMRHSLAKLGLRSRVALARLAVEQRAADPTAE
- a CDS encoding ABC transporter permease — its product is MRIPSAIRRLLGPALLIGIWWVAASTAGDNSRRLPGPDAVLATGIELLRSGQLPDAIAASLQRVTTGVVLGVSAGVMLALLSGLFRIGEDLIDAPVHILRALPALALVPLAILWFGIGELPKVLLIAWATCFPVYLNTFAGIRSVDRSYDELARSLQLGRWTAVRRIVVPGALPGLLVGLRYSLTLGWLVLVVSEQINASSGLGQLMTDARQFFRTDVMFVCLLVYGLLGWLSDRFVRLLERHLLSWRREYTRP
- a CDS encoding ABC transporter ATP-binding protein, with amino-acid sequence MNSLRHRSAPMVTAIGIQRSYGARSVLSGIDLSVERGEFVVVIGHSGAGKTTLLRILAGLDDEFHGEVAVSPRLSLMFQDARLLPWQRVAANVALGLRGRAAKAAAARALTEVGLAARGRAWPRELSGGEVQRVALARALARGPEVLLLDEPFGALDALTRSHMQALLSNVVERHRTTTLLVTHDLDEALGLADRILTMDGGMITADVAVPLPRPRDRGTAEFAAFRGRLLAGLGVAEGLAQKGVR
- a CDS encoding PhnD/SsuA/transferrin family substrate-binding protein, with protein sequence MKYLRALLVVLLIIVPGCSPDSPHAHPDSVAGPADALRVGQIRSNLKPLLQAAGQLEDLPYAITWSSFENGAQAIEAQSAGSADIAYMADTPPIFAEAAGVAVHIVAMTRAPQGARNVSLLVRRGSSVRTMAGLRGKPVAIVPGTITQYLLLEALREAGLAYDDVRQLNLQAPEAITALGRGDAEAAVLVDPFAATAVSSGVADILRTGEGLLSGSNVLVATDAALADPRRAAVIGDFLQRIKAAIAWAARSEAAWAAVYARVNQLPPQVAHETVRRGTTYLVPIDGAAIQAQQRQADAFNELGLLPRRLNAAEQYDDRFNRLLFPGTDRTTPLTPSRHIGPARGHSRRP